The following is a genomic window from Brevibacterium limosum.
TGCCGACCTCGCCGATCGTCGCACGGCAGCGCGCATCGACGTTGCGGATTTCGCCCGAAGGCATCCGCAGCTGTGCGAAACGGCCGTACTTCGCCACGAGCTGCACGGACGAGCCTGCAGAACGAGCGATTTTGGCACCGCCGCCGGGACGCATCTCAACTGCGTGCACCACGGTACCCACCGGGATGTTGCGCAGGGCAAGGTTGTTGCCCGGCTTGATGTCTGCACCCGGACCGGCTTCCACGTGTGCACCCTGCTTGAGGTTCTGCGGGGCGATGATGTAGCGCTTCTCTCCGTCTGCATAGTGCAGCAGAGCGATGCGAGCCGTACGGTTCGGGTCATATTCGATGTGTGCGACCTTCGCCGGAACGCCATCTTTGTCATGGCGGCGGAAGTCGATGACACGGTATTGACCTGGTGGCGGGTGGTCACGCGTCCCTGGCTGTTGCGGCCGCCGCGCTTGGGCAGCGGGCGCAGAAGCGACTTCTCCGGTGTAGACCGGGTCACTTCGACGAAGTCGGCGACCGACGAGCCACGGCGGCCCGGGGTCGTCGGCTTGTGCTTACGGATTCCCATGAGTCTTGTCCTTCTTTGACGAAGGATCGCTTAGAGCGATCCACCGAAGATGTCGATCGATCCGTCCTTGAGAGCGACAATGGCACGCTTGGTGTCCTTGCGCTTTCCCCAACCGGTGCGGGTGCGGCGGCGCTTGCCCTGACGGTTCAGGGTGTTGACCTTGGCGACCTGCACATCGAAGATCGTTTCAATGGCTTGCTTGATCTCGGTTTTGTTCGAGCCCTGGTCGACGAGGAAGGTGTACTTGCCCTCGTCCATCAGGCTGTAGGTCTTCTCCGAGACGACCGGTGCGACGATGATGTCGCGCGGGTCCTTGAAGTTCAGACTCATGATGCGTCCTCCGATTTGCGGTTTCCGCTCAGGAACGCGGCAAGAGCTGCCTCGGTGAACACGATGTCATCGGCGAGCAGCACATCATAGGTGTTGAGCTGATCGGAGGTGAGCACGTGAACGTGGGGCAGGTTGCGCACGCTCAGGTAGGTGAGCTCGTCGTCACGCTCGAGCACCACGAGAGTGTTCTTGCGCTCGGACAGGCCGGCCAGTGCGGCCTTCGCCTGCTTGGTCGACGGGGCGTCGCCGGTGACCAGGTTCTTCATCACGAAGACCTGATCGAGGCGTGCACGATCAGACAGGGCTCCGCGCAGAGCGGCCGCCTTCATCTTCTTGGGGGTCCGCTGCGAGTAGTCGCGCGGGACCGGTCCGTGCACGATACCGCCGCCGTTGTACTGAGGAGCGCGGATCGAACCCTGACGGGCGTTGCCGGTTCCCTTCTGACGGTAGGGCTTGCGACCGCCGCCGCGAACCTCGGAGCGGGTCTTCGTCTTGTGCGTACCCTGACGGGCCGCAGCCAGCTGTGCAACGACGACCTGGTGGATCAGGGACACGTTGGTCGGCACGCCGAAGACCTCGGCGGGCAGATCAACGGAGCCGGTCTTGGCACCAGCGGCGTCGATGACGTCGACTGTCTTGACATCAGTCATTACGTTCAGGCCTCCTTCACGGCCGAGCGAACGAGGACGACTCCACCCTTGGGGCCGGGAACGGCACCCTTGATGAGCAGGAAGTTGTTCTCGTTGTCCACGGCGTGGATCGTGAGGTTCTGGGTGGTGTGCTTGACAGCGCCCATACGGCCGGCCATGCGCATACCCTTGAACACGCGACCAGGTGTCGCGGCTCCGCCGATCGAACCTGGCTTGCGGTGGTTGCGGTGCTGACCGTGGGAGGCACCGACACCGGCGAAGCCGTGACGCTTCATGACACCGGCGGTTCCCTTGCCCTTGGTCTTCGCGGTCACATCGACCTTGAGTCCGGCCTCGAAGGCGTCGACGCCGAGTTCCTGGCCGAGCTCGTAGTCAGCAGCATCAGCAGTGCGCAGTTCGACGAGGTGACGGCGCGGGGTCACACCGGCCTTCTCGAAGTGGCCTGCAGTCGGCTTGTTGACCTTGCGAGGATCGATCTCGCCGAACGCGATCTGCACAGCGGGGTAACCATCGGTTTCCTCGTTGCGGACCTGAGTTACGACGTTGTTTCCGGTGGCCACAACGGTCACCGGCACGAGGTTGTTCTGCTCATCCCAGACCTGGGTCATGCCCAGCTTGGTTCCCAGAAGGCCCTTGACCTTGCGGGTGGTCGGGAGAGCGGATGAACGAGTGTTCGCCATTGCTGCCTCCCTTAGAGCTTGATCTCGATGTTGACGTCGTCAGCGAGGTCGAGACGCATCAGCGAGTCGACTGCCTTCGGCGTCGGGTCGACGATGTCGATCAGACGCTTGTGCGTGCGCATTTCGAAATGCTCACGGCTGTCCTTGTACTTGTGCGGCGAACGGATGACGCAGTACACGTTCTTCTCCGTTGGCAACGGCACGGGGCCCACTACAGTCGCACCTGCGCGAGTGACGGTGTCCACGATCTTGCGTGCGGCACTGTCAATCACAGCGTGGTCGTACGACTTGAGCCGAATGCGGATCTTCTGTCCCGCCATGGCGTCGTCTCTTTCTTCAGTAACTTCCGGCCATCAACTCGCAGAGCGTCTCGGACTCTCTGCCGTCTGCGCCGGCTGACCATGACCGACCCCCGAGGTCGGGCGTGTCGGCTGTTCCTGACGGAGAAGTTCTCACTTCTCCCCCAAGCACCGACGGCGCTTCTACTCATTGGCTGCTCGGTCCGAACCCGCATGATGCAGATTCATCGATCCGATAGTGTTTCGGGCTGTTCGCGGTATCACTACCGCAGTGCAGGGGTCAACGCCCAAAACGCAACTTCACCATCTTGTCATAGTGCACTGAACCCGCGCAATTCCGGGAACGGTGCCTGTGAGGGAACTCTCACGATCCGGGCGCGCCGGATGCGGGTCACGCACCTGGTGCCCCAGCTCCCCCCACCTGCATCCGGCCGGACGCCGACGCGTACCCCGCTCGGACATGCGGCAGGGGCCGCAGTTCCGAAGAACTGCGGCCCCTGCCTGGTGGTGCTCAGCGAGTCAGATCAGGCGTTGATCTTGGTGACTCGACCTGCGCCGACGGTGCGTCCACCCTCGCGGATAGCGAAGCGGAGGCCGTCCTCCATGGCGATCGGCTGGATGAGCTCGACCGACATGTCGGTGTTGTCGCCGGGCATGACCATCTCGGTGCCCTCAGGCAGCGTGATGACGCCGGTGACGTCCGTGGTCCGGAAGTAGAACTGCGGACGGTAGTTCGAGTAGAACGGGTTGTGACGTCCGCCCTCGTCCTTGCTCAGGATGTAGACCTGGGCTTCGAACTTGGTGTGCGGGGTGATCGAACCCGGCTTCACGATGACCTGACCGCGCTCCACGTCCTCGCGCTTGGTGCCGCGCAGGAGCAGACCGACGTTCTCACCTGCACGGGCATCCGGCAGGGTCTTGCGGAACATCTCGATGGCGGTGACGGTCGTCTTGGACGACTTCTCCTTGATGCCGACGATTTCGATTTCGTCGTTCGGCAGGAGGACGCCGCGCTCGACACGACCGGTGACGACGGTTCCACGACCGGTGATCGTGAAGACGTCCTCGACGGGCATGAGGAACGGCTTGTCGACGTCGCGCTCGGGCTCCGGAACGTTCTCATCGACAGCAGCCATGAGATCCTGGACGCTCTTGACCCACTTCTCGTCGCCTTCCAGCGCCTTGAGAGCGGAGACCGCGATGACCGGAGCGTTGTCGCCGTCGAAGTCCTGGCTCGAGAGCAGGTCGCGAACCTCGAATTCGACGAGCTCGAGGA
Proteins encoded in this region:
- the tuf gene encoding elongation factor Tu gives rise to the protein MAKASFERTKPHVNIGTIGHVDHGKTTLTAAITKVLADQYPDLNEARAFDQVDNAPEEKERGITINVSHVEYQTEKRHYAHVDAPGHADYVKNMITGAAQMDGAILVVAATDGPMPQTREHVLLARQVGVPYIVCALNKSDMVDDEELLELVEFEVRDLLSSQDFDGDNAPVIAVSALKALEGDEKWVKSVQDLMAAVDENVPEPERDVDKPFLMPVEDVFTITGRGTVVTGRVERGVLLPNDEIEIVGIKEKSSKTTVTAIEMFRKTLPDARAGENVGLLLRGTKREDVERGQVIVKPGSITPHTKFEAQVYILSKDEGGRHNPFYSNYRPQFYFRTTDVTGVITLPEGTEMVMPGDNTDMSVELIQPIAMEDGLRFAIREGGRTVGAGRVTKINA
- the rplW gene encoding 50S ribosomal protein L23, coding for MSLNFKDPRDIIVAPVVSEKTYSLMDEGKYTFLVDQGSNKTEIKQAIETIFDVQVAKVNTLNRQGKRRRTRTGWGKRKDTKRAIVALKDGSIDIFGGSL
- the rplD gene encoding 50S ribosomal protein L4 is translated as MTDVKTVDVIDAAGAKTGSVDLPAEVFGVPTNVSLIHQVVVAQLAAARQGTHKTKTRSEVRGGGRKPYRQKGTGNARQGSIRAPQYNGGGIVHGPVPRDYSQRTPKKMKAAALRGALSDRARLDQVFVMKNLVTGDAPSTKQAKAALAGLSERKNTLVVLERDDELTYLSVRNLPHVHVLTSDQLNTYDVLLADDIVFTEAALAAFLSGNRKSEDAS
- the rplC gene encoding 50S ribosomal protein L3; its protein translation is MANTRSSALPTTRKVKGLLGTKLGMTQVWDEQNNLVPVTVVATGNNVVTQVRNEETDGYPAVQIAFGEIDPRKVNKPTAGHFEKAGVTPRRHLVELRTADAADYELGQELGVDAFEAGLKVDVTAKTKGKGTAGVMKRHGFAGVGASHGQHRNHRKPGSIGGAATPGRVFKGMRMAGRMGAVKHTTQNLTIHAVDNENNFLLIKGAVPGPKGGVVLVRSAVKEA
- the rpsJ gene encoding 30S ribosomal protein S10, producing the protein MAGQKIRIRLKSYDHAVIDSAARKIVDTVTRAGATVVGPVPLPTEKNVYCVIRSPHKYKDSREHFEMRTHKRLIDIVDPTPKAVDSLMRLDLADDVNIEIKL